Proteins encoded together in one Sphingobium sp. MI1205 window:
- a CDS encoding NAD(P)H-dependent flavin oxidoreductase encodes MRTRITELFGIEHPIIQGGMHYVGFASLAAAVSNAGGLGLITGLTQRTPELLGQEIAKARDLTDKPFGVNLTFLPTFNAPPYAEYIQVIAENGIRIVETAGRSPEEYMPLFKQAGIKVIHKCTSVRHALKAERIGCDAVSVDGFECGGHPGEDDIPNMILLPLAAEALSVPFVASGGMADGRSLVAALALGADGVNMGTRFVATQDAPVHENVKRALVEATELDTRLVMRPLRNTERVLNNPGVEKIRQIEREKGDAIKIDDIFEQVAGVYPKVMVEGEVDVGAWSCGLVVGLIRDVPTVKELVDRIMNEAEQIITDRLGRSLGATVQNALETA; translated from the coding sequence ATGCGCACGCGGATCACGGAACTGTTCGGGATCGAACATCCGATCATACAGGGCGGGATGCACTATGTCGGCTTCGCCTCCCTCGCCGCCGCGGTTTCCAATGCGGGCGGCCTGGGCCTGATCACCGGCCTGACCCAGCGCACCCCTGAACTGCTGGGGCAGGAAATCGCGAAGGCACGGGATCTGACCGACAAGCCGTTCGGCGTGAACCTGACCTTCCTGCCGACCTTCAACGCGCCGCCCTATGCCGAATATATCCAGGTCATCGCCGAAAACGGCATCCGGATCGTGGAAACGGCGGGGCGCAGCCCGGAAGAATATATGCCGCTGTTCAAGCAGGCCGGCATCAAGGTCATCCACAAATGCACCTCCGTGCGCCACGCCCTGAAGGCCGAACGGATCGGCTGCGACGCGGTCAGCGTCGACGGCTTCGAATGCGGCGGGCATCCGGGCGAAGACGACATTCCCAACATGATCCTGCTGCCATTGGCGGCGGAGGCGCTTTCCGTGCCGTTCGTCGCGTCGGGCGGCATGGCCGACGGCCGCAGCCTGGTGGCGGCGCTGGCGCTGGGCGCCGACGGCGTCAACATGGGAACCCGTTTCGTCGCGACCCAGGACGCGCCGGTCCATGAAAATGTGAAACGGGCGCTTGTCGAGGCGACGGAACTCGATACGCGGCTGGTGATGCGGCCGCTGCGCAATACCGAACGCGTGCTCAACAATCCCGGCGTGGAGAAGATCCGCCAGATCGAACGGGAAAAGGGCGACGCGATCAAGATCGACGATATTTTCGAGCAGGTCGCGGGCGTCTATCCCAAGGTAATGGTTGAAGGCGAGGTCGATGTCGGTGCATGGAGTTGCGGGCTGGTCGTCGGATTGATCCGGGACGTGCCGACCGTGAAGGAACTTGTCGACCGCATCATGAACGAAGCCGAGCAGATCATCACCGACCGGCTGGGCCGCTCCCT